The following proteins are encoded in a genomic region of Aerococcaceae bacterium DSM 111021:
- a CDS encoding PTS transporter subunit EIIC: MMQKIQRFGGAMFVPVLLFSFAGIILSLAILFQNEMIMGSIAAEGTFWRNIWSVIESGGWTVFNQIELLFVIGLPVGLAKKASGRAALEAFVIYMTFNNFIAKILELYGSNFGVDFSADPGGTSGLKLIGSVKTLDTNIIGAILIAAIAVWIHNRYFDTKLPDWLGVFQGSTFVYIIGFFITLPLAFATAWLWPSVQGGIFQLQDWMAQAGAFGVWIYVFLERLLIPTGLHHFVWQPFMLGPAAVEGGLEPAWLRSLGEIASNPAPLKEQFPLGGFGLHNMSKIFAPIGIGAAFYATANKEKRTEVLALVLPTAITAIMAGITEPFEFTFLFIAPQLFLVHALLAATMSTTMYMFGLVGDIGSGLIAVLSKFIIPLWSNHSGAVITWLVIGIIFSAIYFIVFRFMILRFDYNTPGREAEDEEVKMYSKKDYKDRKAAEKANAGKSDFAIKASDYIDYLGGEDNIVDVNNCATRLRVSVADASLLAPDSSFKSSGAHGVVKNGNAIQVIIGLDVPQVRDEVDIELERRRGN, from the coding sequence ATGATGCAAAAGATACAGCGATTTGGAGGAGCCATGTTCGTTCCGGTATTATTATTTTCATTCGCAGGTATAATACTTTCTTTAGCCATTCTATTCCAGAATGAGATGATTATGGGTTCCATAGCTGCTGAAGGTACATTTTGGCGCAATATATGGTCGGTCATTGAATCAGGTGGGTGGACAGTCTTTAATCAGATTGAGCTATTATTCGTTATTGGTCTTCCAGTAGGACTGGCTAAAAAAGCATCGGGACGAGCGGCACTAGAGGCATTTGTTATCTACATGACGTTCAACAATTTTATTGCAAAGATCTTAGAACTTTACGGATCAAACTTTGGTGTTGATTTTTCTGCTGATCCAGGCGGAACAAGTGGACTGAAATTGATTGGTAGTGTAAAGACGTTAGATACCAACATTATTGGTGCGATTTTAATTGCTGCGATTGCAGTTTGGATTCATAATAGATACTTTGATACAAAATTACCTGATTGGTTAGGGGTGTTCCAAGGTTCTACATTTGTTTATATCATTGGATTCTTTATTACATTACCTCTAGCATTTGCTACAGCTTGGTTATGGCCTTCAGTACAAGGTGGGATTTTCCAGCTACAAGATTGGATGGCGCAAGCCGGAGCTTTCGGAGTTTGGATTTATGTATTCCTTGAACGACTATTAATTCCAACCGGGTTACACCACTTTGTGTGGCAACCATTTATGTTAGGGCCAGCAGCTGTTGAAGGCGGACTGGAACCAGCATGGTTAAGAAGTTTAGGCGAGATTGCATCAAACCCAGCTCCATTAAAAGAGCAGTTTCCATTAGGTGGCTTTGGATTACACAACATGTCAAAAATCTTCGCACCAATTGGTATTGGAGCGGCATTTTATGCAACAGCTAACAAAGAGAAGCGTACAGAAGTGTTAGCTTTAGTTTTACCAACAGCTATCACTGCAATTATGGCTGGGATAACGGAACCATTTGAATTTACTTTCTTATTCATTGCACCCCAATTATTCTTAGTTCATGCGTTATTAGCAGCGACAATGTCTACAACCATGTACATGTTTGGTCTTGTTGGAGATATCGGGAGTGGATTAATCGCGGTATTGTCTAAGTTCATTATTCCATTATGGAGTAATCACTCAGGTGCGGTTATTACTTGGTTAGTGATCGGTATCATCTTTAGTGCGATTTACTTTATCGTCTTTAGATTTATGATTTTACGCTTTGACTACAATACTCCAGGTCGAGAGGCTGAAGATGAAGAAGTGAAAATGTATTCTAAGAAAGATTATAAAGACCGTAAAGCAGCTGAAAAAGCGAATGCAGGTAAGTCGGATTTCGCAATCAAAGCATCTGATTATATTGATTACTTAGGTGGCGAGGATAATATTGTTGATGTGAATAACTGTGCAACACGTCTACGGGTTTCAGTAGCGGATGCAAGTTTGTTAGCACCAGATTCATCATTCAAGTCATCAGGAGCGCATGGTGTTGTGAAAAACGGTAATGCCATTCAAGTTATTATTGGGCTAGACGTACCTCAAGTGCGTGACGAAGTTGATATTGAATTAGAGCGTCGTCGAGGCAACTAG
- a CDS encoding sensor histidine kinase — translation MNNRYLKQMLLNRNQPKSIIGLFLMFLVFAILSNITGVLISFDQLSFYPLFGQLTDEAVIANTRVLSIGISGIVGGPFVGIMVGVLSGIFRYFQGGPDPHIYLVSSALIGVISGTIGHWSIKKRTYLTPLQGAGVAVLLELVQMACIYFLSSNQGMGFDLVQVIIWPMMVVNSVGMSIFLSIILNSIQHEEGLRAVQTQDVLELTKDTLPLFRSGLNRKSAQKVAELIHKTMKVSAVSITNREDILAFTGAASDHHRVGSDLVTDLSRQAIASGEMLVAHTRAEIGCHNQHCPLEGAIVLPLSDGNEIVGTLKYYFTDDSQLTDVEQKWAEGLADIFSAQIQLGKVDSQKHLLKEAELRTLQGQVNPHFFFNTINTINAVMRFDAEKARRLLLKLSQYFRANLTGNRQTLVKVSNELEQVQAYIEIEEARFPERFEITFDIEKGLENVLIPSFLIQILVENAIHHAFKDREANNHIHISLHQLGENMLFSVEDNGFGVEPDLVERLGREVIESVEGSGTALENLNQRLIGIYGSASQLQIASSHEGTQMSVVMPRNVNKEGEMG, via the coding sequence ATGAATAATCGGTATTTGAAACAGATGCTGTTGAATCGGAATCAGCCGAAATCGATTATCGGTTTGTTTTTAATGTTTCTCGTATTTGCGATTTTGTCTAATATTACAGGTGTTCTGATATCCTTTGATCAATTGTCTTTCTATCCATTATTTGGGCAGTTAACCGATGAGGCGGTGATTGCGAATACGCGTGTGTTGAGTATTGGGATTAGCGGAATTGTTGGTGGGCCTTTTGTTGGGATTATGGTAGGAGTCCTTTCGGGGATATTTAGGTATTTTCAAGGAGGACCGGATCCGCATATTTATTTAGTGTCGTCAGCTTTAATCGGTGTTATTAGTGGCACGATTGGGCACTGGTCAATCAAGAAACGGACGTATTTGACGCCATTACAAGGTGCGGGTGTGGCGGTGTTATTAGAGCTCGTTCAGATGGCGTGTATTTATTTTCTGAGTTCAAATCAGGGCATGGGCTTTGATTTGGTGCAGGTCATTATTTGGCCAATGATGGTGGTTAATAGTGTGGGTATGAGTATTTTTCTGTCGATTATACTAAATTCGATTCAACATGAAGAGGGGTTGCGGGCGGTTCAAACGCAAGATGTGCTTGAGTTGACGAAGGATACATTGCCACTTTTTAGAAGTGGGTTGAACCGCAAGAGTGCGCAGAAGGTAGCGGAGTTGATTCACAAGACGATGAAAGTCTCGGCGGTGAGTATTACGAATCGGGAAGACATTCTCGCCTTTACTGGGGCAGCGAGTGACCATCACCGCGTAGGGTCTGATTTGGTGACTGATTTATCGAGACAAGCGATTGCGAGTGGAGAGATGCTAGTGGCGCATACTCGGGCTGAGATTGGTTGTCATAATCAGCATTGTCCTTTGGAGGGCGCGATTGTGTTGCCACTCAGTGACGGCAACGAGATTGTCGGAACATTGAAATATTATTTTACCGATGACAGTCAACTGACGGATGTTGAGCAGAAATGGGCTGAGGGCTTGGCTGATATCTTCTCAGCGCAAATTCAGTTGGGGAAAGTCGATTCACAAAAGCATTTATTAAAAGAAGCAGAGCTACGGACGTTGCAGGGGCAAGTTAACCCGCACTTTTTCTTTAATACGATCAACACAATCAATGCGGTGATGCGTTTTGATGCGGAAAAGGCACGTAGACTACTGCTAAAATTAAGTCAGTATTTCCGAGCGAATTTGACGGGCAACCGCCAAACACTTGTAAAAGTATCTAATGAATTAGAGCAAGTTCAAGCATATATTGAAATTGAAGAGGCGCGCTTTCCGGAGCGGTTTGAGATTACCTTTGATATTGAAAAAGGGCTAGAAAATGTTTTAATTCCGTCTTTCTTAATTCAAATTTTAGTTGAAAATGCGATCCATCATGCATTTAAAGACCGGGAAGCCAACAATCATATTCATATTTCTTTGCATCAGTTGGGGGAGAATATGTTGTTTTCGGTGGAAGATAATGGGTTCGGCGTTGAACCGGATCTTGTTGAGCGATTAGGCCGTGAGGTCATTGAATCAGTTGAAGGTTCGGGGACGGCTTTAGAAAACTTGAATCAGCGGTTGATAGGAATTTATGGGTCGGCTAGTCAGTTGCAGATTGCGTCAAGTCATGAGGGAACGCAGATGAGTGTTGTGATGCCGAGGAATGTGAATAAGGAGGGTGAGATGGGATGA
- a CDS encoding MurR/RpiR family transcriptional regulator: protein MKSIESLYNENYSNLSENELYIFDYVMKNTTAVSRISITDLSKNLSVSKSTISRFTQKIGFSGFSEFKFYLTDLKNNPKGIEKEKSVEMVMDDIEATYKLFNQANVEGIIAEIYNANHIFCYGTGWGQKNALDDLRRSMIICNKYTVEISAHTELEMISRSAQENDVLIIASLSGDVSSFENELNIFKSRGAKIIAITSIQASLLARIAQYTIYFQTISIPYKSDEMVSFLPVSLVTNMLFLEYFDYVRKLDPVES from the coding sequence TTGAAATCTATAGAATCACTTTATAACGAAAATTATTCAAATCTGTCAGAAAACGAACTATATATATTCGATTATGTCATGAAAAACACGACGGCAGTGAGTCGGATTTCGATTACAGATTTATCGAAGAATCTGTCTGTGTCCAAATCAACCATTTCGCGTTTTACGCAAAAGATTGGTTTCAGTGGCTTTTCAGAGTTTAAATTTTACTTAACAGACTTAAAAAACAATCCAAAAGGTATCGAAAAGGAAAAGAGTGTCGAAATGGTCATGGATGATATTGAAGCCACGTACAAATTATTCAACCAAGCAAATGTTGAAGGGATTATCGCTGAAATTTATAACGCGAATCATATCTTCTGTTACGGAACAGGTTGGGGACAAAAAAATGCCCTCGATGACTTGAGACGGAGTATGATTATTTGTAATAAATATACGGTTGAAATCTCAGCTCATACTGAACTTGAGATGATTAGTCGTTCGGCTCAAGAAAATGATGTGTTAATTATTGCCTCTTTAAGTGGAGATGTGAGCTCATTTGAAAACGAATTGAATATTTTCAAAAGTCGCGGCGCAAAGATTATTGCGATTACGAGTATTCAAGCGAGTTTATTGGCTCGAATTGCTCAATATACCATTTACTTTCAAACGATTTCGATTCCATATAAAAGTGACGAGATGGTATCATTTCTGCCCGTAAGTCTAGTAACCAATATGCTATTTTTAGAATACTTTGATTATGTTCGAAAACTAGATCCAGTAGAAAGTTAG
- a CDS encoding NERD domain-containing protein: protein MKKNLELRYLEARKIRGMLESDELKKRYYKLLIGYEGENEVYIWLGEFGSWEWLIFYDLWFEMGNGTQADIIVVADTTWFLFEVKNYDGHFRYENGESWLNNLRFKDNVMSRMDQRVRKLQYIADELHIGIKVEGAMIFINEHCSVEIDQGFNFDIVMRNNLKQYLRDMKRAHPNRLGHQYLESVNNAIGKYRGESPFKPTPIGMETFGELRKGIPCVACKSFSTVSRHKTVLCTKCGSSENKSAAIIRSAKQLRLLYFDQPEMVTRKNVYEFMGSMISATTVKKTLSQHFQKKGSGSNHSYYIEL from the coding sequence TTGAAGAAAAACTTAGAATTAAGATATTTAGAAGCGCGAAAAATTCGTGGTATGTTGGAATCGGATGAGTTAAAGAAACGATATTATAAATTGTTAATAGGGTATGAAGGTGAGAATGAAGTCTACATTTGGCTAGGTGAATTCGGCAGTTGGGAGTGGTTGATTTTTTATGACTTGTGGTTTGAGATGGGCAATGGCACGCAAGCGGATATTATTGTTGTGGCGGATACGACATGGTTTTTATTCGAAGTAAAAAATTATGATGGTCATTTCCGTTATGAAAATGGTGAAAGTTGGTTGAATAATTTACGGTTCAAAGATAATGTAATGAGTCGAATGGATCAGCGTGTGCGGAAATTGCAATACATTGCGGATGAGCTGCATATCGGGATTAAAGTTGAGGGTGCGATGATTTTTATTAATGAGCATTGTTCTGTTGAGATTGATCAAGGTTTCAATTTCGATATTGTGATGCGTAATAATTTGAAGCAGTACTTGAGAGATATGAAGCGAGCACATCCGAATCGGTTGGGACATCAATACTTAGAGTCTGTGAATAATGCGATTGGGAAATACCGAGGCGAGTCTCCTTTTAAGCCAACACCGATTGGGATGGAGACGTTTGGTGAGTTGCGTAAAGGGATTCCGTGTGTAGCGTGTAAGAGTTTTAGCACAGTTAGTCGGCACAAAACAGTTCTATGTACTAAATGTGGAAGCAGCGAAAATAAAAGTGCAGCAATTATAAGATCAGCTAAACAATTGAGGTTGTTGTATTTTGATCAGCCTGAGATGGTGACAAGGAAGAATGTGTATGAGTTTATGGGAAGTATGATTAGTGCAACGACGGTTAAAAAGACATTATCCCAACACTTTCAGAAGAAAGGTTCAGGAAGTAATCATTCTTATTACATAGAATTGTGA
- a CDS encoding DUF1801 domain-containing protein — translation METFEEYLNAMGEPEQRAMMAEILDWVKEKYPELNTRIAWNQPMFTNHDTYIIGFSHSKKHISMAPEVKPIKEFKDQIEASGLSHTDNIIRITWKDPIPYELMETLIDYNIEDKAGYTKFWR, via the coding sequence ATGGAAACTTTTGAAGAATACTTGAATGCAATGGGAGAACCGGAGCAAAGAGCGATGATGGCGGAGATTCTGGATTGGGTTAAGGAGAAGTATCCTGAATTGAACACAAGGATTGCATGGAACCAACCAATGTTTACGAACCATGATACGTATATTATTGGATTCAGCCATTCCAAGAAGCATATTTCGATGGCGCCTGAGGTCAAGCCAATCAAAGAGTTTAAGGATCAGATTGAAGCGAGTGGATTGAGTCATACAGACAATATTATTCGCATTACGTGGAAAGACCCGATTCCATACGAATTAATGGAGACGCTGATTGATTACAATATTGAAGACAAAGCTGGGTATACGAAGTTTTGGCGCTAG
- a CDS encoding carbon starvation protein A — protein MLTLLGGITLLVIGYFTYGKFIEKNFQIVPDRKTPAEALTDGMDFVPMSRSKNAIIQLLNIAGTGPIFGPIMGALYGPVAYIWIVVGCIFGGAVHDYMIGMISLRNDGAHLPELASRYLGKNFKHIVNLFSIVLLLLVGTVFVTTPANLISSLTPDFLTIGIITLLIFAYYVISTLLPIDKAMGKVYPYFGAILIISTIAIGLTLIFGNYQMPELTLSAIRLENYNGVPMFPAIFFTISCGALSGFHATQAPMVSRTTTSESQGRYIFYGMMIAEGVIAMIWAAASMSLFDAGTLNALINSGTPSAVVNEVSVMLLGNVFGTLAILGVIVLPISSGLSAFRSLRGIIADYINVKQDSVKKVLMLTIPIFAVSFLLTLVDFNLLWRYFNWANQVTAVIALFVATRYLRLKKRNYIVALVPGAFMLYAVLVYIFSEPIGFNLGLTPVTYIASLVISIIILWYLTQAGTKQISTLDERSELVNDHLPIGTFSTSKTNI, from the coding sequence ATGTTGACGTTATTAGGCGGTATCACATTACTAGTCATCGGTTATTTCACTTATGGAAAATTTATTGAAAAGAACTTTCAAATTGTTCCTGACCGGAAAACACCAGCAGAAGCCCTGACAGATGGTATGGATTTTGTGCCGATGTCTCGTTCGAAAAATGCTATTATTCAATTGTTAAATATTGCAGGAACGGGGCCAATCTTTGGTCCGATTATGGGTGCACTCTACGGGCCAGTTGCATATATTTGGATTGTGGTTGGTTGTATCTTTGGGGGAGCGGTTCATGATTACATGATTGGGATGATTTCTCTACGTAATGATGGGGCTCACTTGCCAGAATTAGCAAGTCGTTACTTAGGTAAAAACTTTAAACATATCGTGAACCTATTCTCGATTGTATTACTACTATTAGTAGGAACGGTTTTTGTAACAACGCCTGCAAACTTAATTAGTAGTTTAACACCTGATTTCTTAACGATTGGAATTATTACTCTGCTGATCTTTGCTTACTATGTTATCTCAACGTTACTACCCATTGATAAAGCGATGGGGAAAGTATATCCATACTTTGGAGCCATCTTAATTATCTCAACGATTGCGATTGGTTTAACATTAATCTTTGGAAATTACCAAATGCCAGAGTTAACTTTATCAGCGATTCGTTTAGAAAACTATAACGGTGTGCCAATGTTCCCAGCGATTTTCTTTACAATTTCATGTGGGGCATTATCAGGATTCCACGCAACTCAAGCACCGATGGTATCACGTACAACGACTTCAGAATCACAAGGTCGTTACATTTTCTACGGGATGATGATTGCAGAAGGTGTGATCGCAATGATCTGGGCAGCTGCTTCAATGAGTTTATTCGATGCAGGTACATTAAATGCCTTAATTAATTCAGGAACGCCATCAGCAGTTGTTAACGAAGTGTCAGTCATGTTATTAGGAAATGTGTTTGGAACATTAGCGATATTAGGAGTAATTGTACTTCCTATATCATCAGGATTATCGGCTTTCCGAAGTTTACGCGGCATTATTGCTGATTATATTAATGTTAAGCAAGACTCTGTTAAGAAAGTATTAATGTTAACAATCCCAATTTTCGCTGTGTCATTCTTATTAACTTTAGTCGACTTTAACTTATTATGGCGCTACTTTAACTGGGCGAATCAAGTGACGGCAGTGATTGCATTATTTGTTGCAACCCGTTATTTAAGATTGAAGAAACGAAATTATATTGTTGCTTTAGTTCCAGGTGCGTTCATGTTATACGCAGTCTTGGTGTATATCTTTAGTGAGCCGATCGGCTTTAACCTAGGTTTAACACCGGTGACTTATATTGCTAGTTTAGTTATTTCGATTATTATCCTTTGGTACTTAACACAAGCAGGAACCAAACAAATTAGTACGTTGGATGAGCGTTCGGAATTGGTGAATGACCATCTTCCAATTGGAACATTCTCAACTTCAAAAACAAATATTTAG
- a CDS encoding DUF1275 domain-containing protein, whose protein sequence is MEKQKINFELSIWVLWLRFIAGYINVMTILLFAQMLAGHTGSLTTAAMLFADGDIDAMFQVLWMTASFFIGTIVSGYFYPTDRFQPRLQYGNFLIVMGIILLLFDWFGYSSLIFLTYISLSLGIQNGMFVFYKGLVVRTPS, encoded by the coding sequence ATGGAGAAGCAAAAAATAAATTTTGAGTTATCAATCTGGGTCTTATGGTTAAGATTTATTGCCGGGTATATTAACGTCATGACAATATTATTATTTGCTCAAATGCTGGCAGGGCACACGGGAAGCTTGACGACAGCTGCGATGTTGTTTGCTGATGGTGATATTGATGCGATGTTTCAAGTGTTGTGGATGACAGCGAGTTTCTTTATTGGGACGATCGTGAGTGGGTATTTCTATCCGACCGACCGCTTCCAACCGCGACTGCAATACGGAAATTTTCTCATTGTGATGGGTATTATTTTATTATTGTTTGATTGGTTTGGCTATAGTTCGCTTATCTTTTTAACGTATATTTCATTAAGTTTAGGTATTCAAAATGGAATGTTTGTTTTTTATAAAGGGCTGGTAGTGCGAACACCATCTTAA
- the arcC gene encoding carbamate kinase encodes MGKRIVVALGGNAILTDDPSAQGQIEALRYTSKRLIELIKEGHQLIISHGNGPQVGNLLLQQAAADSAKNPAMPLDTCVGMTQGSIGYWLQNMMNEALAEAGIEKQVATLVTQVVVDENDTAFENPTKPIGPFLSQEEAVKAAHETGDTYVEDAGRGYRKVVPSPKPQTIVEYPIIKNLIEQDIITISAGGGGIPVKKATYGYQGVEAVIDKDFASAKLAELVEADYLVILTGVDNVYINFNQPNQEKLENVTSAQLKHWIQKDQFAAGSMLPKVEAAISFVENRPESKVVITSLENIDAIFGEGSATVVSAN; translated from the coding sequence ATGGGAAAAAGAATTGTGGTCGCTTTGGGTGGAAATGCTATATTGACAGATGATCCGTCAGCGCAAGGTCAGATTGAGGCACTGCGTTATACGAGTAAAAGGCTGATTGAGCTCATCAAAGAGGGGCATCAATTAATTATTAGTCATGGAAATGGCCCACAAGTTGGGAATTTATTACTGCAACAAGCTGCAGCGGATTCTGCTAAGAACCCTGCTATGCCACTGGATACGTGTGTGGGGATGACTCAGGGAAGTATTGGTTATTGGCTGCAGAATATGATGAACGAAGCGCTCGCTGAAGCAGGGATTGAAAAGCAAGTGGCGACGCTGGTTACTCAGGTCGTTGTTGATGAAAACGATACTGCTTTTGAGAATCCGACGAAACCGATTGGACCTTTCTTATCACAAGAGGAAGCGGTGAAAGCAGCTCATGAGACCGGTGATACGTACGTAGAAGACGCTGGACGAGGTTACCGAAAAGTTGTTCCATCACCAAAACCTCAGACAATTGTGGAGTATCCGATTATTAAAAACCTGATTGAGCAAGATATTATTACCATCTCTGCTGGGGGCGGTGGGATACCAGTGAAGAAAGCAACATATGGTTATCAAGGTGTTGAAGCAGTGATTGATAAAGATTTTGCATCGGCGAAGCTTGCTGAATTAGTTGAAGCGGATTATTTAGTTATCTTAACGGGAGTCGACAATGTGTATATCAATTTCAACCAACCCAACCAAGAAAAGTTAGAAAATGTGACAAGTGCGCAGTTGAAGCATTGGATTCAAAAAGACCAATTCGCGGCTGGGAGTATGTTACCTAAAGTTGAAGCTGCGATTTCATTTGTAGAAAATCGCCCTGAAAGTAAAGTCGTGATTACTTCTTTAGAGAATATTGACGCGATATTTGGAGAAGGTTCGGCAACGGTTGTGTCAGCAAATTAA
- a CDS encoding 6-phospho-alpha-glucosidase: protein MSLKPQSILVAGGGSTFTPGIVMMLLDNLDKFPIRQIKFYDNDEERQNQIADAIEILLKERAPEIKFLASTDPAEAFTDIDFVMAHIRVGKYQMREQDEKIPLKYGVVGQETCGPGGIAYGMRSIGGVLELIDYMEEYSPDAWMLNYSNPAAIVAEATRKLRPDTKVINICDMPVGIEYRMAEILGLKSRKDFVVRYYGLNHFGWWTDIRDHNGNDLMPKVKEWVQKHGYVTPSELEKQGTEEVEASWMHTYEKAKELSWLDPDTLPNTYLKYYFYPQDEVEASNPDYTRANEVMDHREKKVFSMCNQVVNDGTAAQTQLEIDDHASYIVDLARSIAYNTRERMLLIVPNNGALANFDPTAMVEIPCIITSNGPEPLVMGEIPRFQKGLMEQQVAVEKLVVEAWAEGNYQKLWQAITLSRTVPNARVAKQILDDLIEANKDFWPELA from the coding sequence ATGAGTTTAAAACCACAATCAATTTTAGTCGCAGGTGGAGGATCTACCTTTACACCAGGAATTGTTATGATGTTACTGGATAACTTAGACAAATTCCCCATTCGTCAAATCAAATTCTATGACAACGATGAAGAGCGTCAAAATCAAATCGCAGATGCGATCGAGATTTTATTAAAAGAGCGTGCACCAGAGATTAAATTCCTAGCGTCAACTGACCCAGCAGAAGCATTCACGGACATCGACTTCGTTATGGCTCATATCCGTGTTGGTAAATACCAAATGCGTGAACAAGATGAGAAGATTCCATTAAAATACGGTGTTGTTGGGCAAGAAACATGTGGACCGGGTGGAATTGCTTACGGAATGCGTTCAATCGGTGGCGTGTTAGAATTAATCGATTATATGGAAGAGTACTCTCCAGACGCATGGATGTTAAATTACTCAAACCCAGCGGCAATCGTTGCAGAAGCGACGCGTAAATTACGTCCAGATACTAAAGTTATTAATATTTGCGATATGCCGGTAGGTATCGAGTACCGTATGGCTGAAATTTTAGGCTTAAAATCACGTAAAGATTTCGTTGTACGTTACTACGGTCTAAACCATTTTGGATGGTGGACAGATATTCGTGACCACAACGGCAATGATTTAATGCCTAAAGTTAAAGAATGGGTACAAAAACACGGTTATGTCACACCTTCAGAACTTGAAAAACAAGGAACAGAAGAAGTGGAAGCAAGCTGGATGCATACATATGAGAAAGCGAAAGAATTATCATGGCTAGATCCAGATACATTACCAAATACGTATTTGAAATACTACTTCTACCCACAAGATGAAGTTGAAGCATCAAACCCAGATTACACGCGTGCCAACGAAGTAATGGATCACCGTGAGAAGAAAGTATTCTCAATGTGTAACCAAGTTGTAAATGATGGAACAGCGGCTCAAACTCAATTAGAAATTGATGATCATGCATCATATATCGTTGACTTAGCACGTTCAATTGCTTATAACACACGTGAAAGAATGTTATTAATCGTGCCAAATAATGGTGCTTTAGCAAACTTTGACCCCACTGCCATGGTAGAAATTCCATGTATCATTACATCAAATGGTCCAGAGCCATTAGTAATGGGTGAAATTCCTCGCTTCCAAAAAGGCTTAATGGAACAACAAGTTGCTGTTGAGAAGTTAGTTGTAGAAGCTTGGGCTGAAGGTAATTACCAAAAATTATGGCAAGCTATTACATTATCAAGAACGGTGCCAAATGCACGTGTCGCTAAACAAATCCTTGATGATTTAATCGAAGCTAACAAAGATTTCTGGCCTGAGTTAGCGTAA
- a CDS encoding LytTR family transcriptional regulator DNA-binding domain-containing protein, with protein MRILLVDDEPLARQELRYLIEELRPGNEFFEASNIKTAQNVLLKEAVDVVFLDMNLQNESGLELMDGISFMSQPPLVVFATAYDDYAVKAFELNAADYILKPFESERIKAVMDRVEAKLAVEQPRQGEPDKKYLPVEEDDRIVMVPISDIFVVTTEDGELLIKTRSKEYRMKDSLKAMKEKLPAKLFMQIHRAYIINRDEIDEIQPWFNRNYQVTMNNGLKVTVSRSYMQDFKEAFGLD; from the coding sequence ATGAGAATTTTACTAGTGGATGATGAGCCTTTAGCACGTCAGGAGTTGCGGTATTTAATTGAGGAATTAAGACCTGGTAATGAATTCTTTGAAGCGAGTAATATTAAGACAGCGCAAAATGTATTATTAAAAGAGGCTGTAGACGTGGTCTTTTTGGATATGAATTTACAAAATGAATCGGGCTTGGAGTTAATGGATGGAATCTCGTTTATGAGTCAACCACCATTGGTCGTTTTTGCGACGGCTTACGATGATTATGCGGTCAAAGCGTTTGAACTCAATGCGGCGGATTATATCTTAAAGCCTTTTGAATCAGAACGGATAAAGGCTGTGATGGACCGTGTTGAGGCTAAACTAGCAGTGGAGCAACCTAGGCAAGGTGAACCTGACAAGAAGTATTTGCCGGTTGAAGAGGATGACCGGATTGTGATGGTGCCGATTAGCGATATCTTTGTGGTGACGACGGAAGATGGGGAGTTACTGATTAAGACGCGGAGTAAGGAATATCGGATGAAGGATTCACTCAAAGCGATGAAAGAAAAATTACCTGCTAAGCTGTTCATGCAAATCCATCGAGCTTATATTATTAATCGTGATGAGATAGATGAAATTCAGCCATGGTTCAACCGGAATTATCAAGTGACGATGAATAATGGCTTGAAAGTGACTGTGAGTCGTTCTTATATGCAAGATTTTAAAGAAGCTTTTGGCTTGGATTGA